Part of the Juglans regia cultivar Chandler chromosome 14, Walnut 2.0, whole genome shotgun sequence genome, GGGATAGTTCATGTCGAGTGGGAGATTCAACCCAGTCGATGACTTGAAAGACCAACCACAGAACCCGATGTTTCAGTCCACCTCGTATAAGCGACTTTGAAGCGGGCAGCGTTTTGAACATTTTCTTTAACCACTTCACtcagaaaataaatcaaatatgagGTAATCTTGAAAATCAGCGACACTAGTTAACTGCTTACCTTACCCAAAGGGAACTTGCAAAAGTTGGCACTTTCCGAATGGTACAAGGTAACAAATTCAAAGGAAACGACTAGTTACCATTTGTTTACACGTAAAGTGCATAATTAAAGAACAAAGACATTGACTAGTGTTCAAAGCCCACTAAAAACCTTGTAATTGTAAAACCTGACCTCCCACAGCACATGGATAACCAAACTGCGATGGCTTGAAGACAGTCATAACTGGCAGTATTTACcatgttttcatttatttttaaagaaaaagaaataaactgtgTTTCCCAGAAGCCATGAATTGCCCAACATAGGCAACCACCAGTGAAGGCAACCTCTAGAGAAAAGTTATGTATTTCTGGCGCAAGTCATTTGCTGATCAAAAGACCTAGAGAGAACTATGTTGAGAGAGAATCTGATTGATTATGGGTGAACGACTAATGTGATAATTTACACATCTTTCGACAGGACTTCAAACTTCAGCTTAATAGCAATCCCATGCTGGTGTGATCAACAAGGAAAACATTCAAATGGATACATAATCTTCAGAGGATCTACACCTAATCAAAATCACCTAGAACCCCATTGCAATTGATAATCTTGTTACTTGCATTAAGCCTATAAGAGACCTGTCAATAACGAAATGACTCAAATATAACCTTTCTGTCCTCCCTCAAATCCTATCACTACACTTAcaaggaaaagagaagaaaaaggtcTCCTCATCAAGTGAAAATCGATATTGCATGCAACTCATCACTTGTATTGAAACTAAAGCAGAGTTTTTTTCCCAGCCAAATCTGTTCCCTTGTGACATTGGCTTCTCAGTTACTACATTTACAACTTGGTgatattcctttctttttttcagaGTCCTGTttggactccgactccaaccaGATAATTATGATCAACtcctttttttgataagtaaataatTATGATCAATTCGGACTCTAACTACGACATCTCTGACTCCAATAGGAGTGGAGATTGGAATGGAGTCAGAGTAGTGCAGTTTCTGCACAGCCCTATGAAGTATCAAGCACACAAACAAAGTACCAAAAGCTACAAATAAATCTTTGCAAGATCAAGAGTCTTGAGCACAGAACCAACGGACATTAGGAGAGCTCCTGgatacctgggctatgcctatttacttgtcaataaaatctcttattacttataaaaaaagaaaaaaaaaaaaaaaaaaaaaaagacatttagaGGAGAGTGTGGCAAAGATACTAGCAGTCTAGCCCATAAACATATCCCTCACTGATATTACACACATTGAATAAAGCCAGCAAGCTCTAGTTCAAATGACATTCCCTCCCCTCATAAGAACAGAGATAAAAGGTGAGATTATGGGTTTAACAGCCATTGGGTGCATATGTAgctcataatattaaaaataaaatagtataagataagataagttgtgattttatcaaattaaaccCAATTTAACTCAACTACCACTTCACCAAAGTGCACAAAACCTTTTGCTAGCTTTTTGATTCAGGTTAAATTCTGGAGAAAAGGAATACCACACTCATAAGACTTCCATGAGATCATCTCAAAACTTCCTAGCCCTTATAGAGCAACCAACAAAGCAATGAAAACGGTAGATTACTAGATTAACAAgctaagactttttttttttaaaaaaagcccTATCTCAAAGACTTCGTGTTTACTCGGCCTCAAACAGCAGATAAAATTGTTTCTCATAAAGCAAGGGACATAATTTCTCATTTAGAAGTTAATTGAACTTTCACCAATGCACGACCTTGATCATAAGTAATAACACAATTACCATACGTCAAATAAATACCATCCTTTGAAGGCATTACTACTTGAAGTAAATTTCAAGTAAAAATGCCAAAAATACTAGAAAAGTAAAGCTAGGCTCTAAAACCCAATACAATCTACACCATAAAAGTACACATAACATTGTATATCCATGTTCACCATAGTAAATTTACTACTGTCATGCATTATTCCTCATAAAACCAGCCCACAATTAAAACCGACAAgacaaaaagaaacagaaaagaaaaataaataacaaaatccaACAACACATACTTCCTCGGATGCCCGATTCATCAAATGCTTAATCGTAAcgcctcttcctctctctcactctcactatCACGTTGCCTTCGCCTCCTTCTTTCCGCTCACCTTGGCATCCACCGAGGAGCAACATCCACCACCATGCTCATGATGATGAGCATGCCCGTGACTATGCCCATggtcatgatgatgatgatgatgatgatgatgaacctGCTTCTCTTTCAACTGCTTCCTCATATCATAGGCATCCTCCCCATCAGCATAGTACTTGGCCTCCACATCATGAATCTTATAACCCAAGGTCTCCGTATACAGATTGAAGGCGGCCCTGTTGCTCTTCCTTACGTGAAGCGACACGTACTCGGCCCCAAAAACTTGCTCCATAGCGTTCTGCGCCGCGTTCATGAGTTTCGTGGCCAGGCCGAGCTTGCGGTGGGTGCGGAGCACCGCTAGCGAAGTGATGTGGCCGTGGCACTCGTTGCTCTCCTCCTCCATCTTGGCAAGCACGTAGCCGACGATGCGACCGTTGTAGTCCTCGGCCACATAGAGGAGCTGTGGCCAGGAGAGGATGTGGTAGAGGTAGTACTTCATCTGATAGTTCTCCGGGAGGCAAAAGAGGTTGCAGGTCTGCATGGCCAAAAGGTCATCTATGGTAGCTTTGCGAATGCACACCATTTTTTGGGTCGGTCAAGGTTTTGGCTGATGACTGATCTGGTGGTTTTTAgtgttagggttagggtttgtgCGATGGTCGATTTTAGGAATTTCGTGGTGAAGAAGAGGATCAAGTAGTCGATACTAGTTATTGGGCTGTGGGCTTAGAATTCCACTATTGCATATTTTATGGGTTTAAAAAACAGGGCTTTTGTTGTTGAGAATGAAAGATCATGGATATTCACGTAACTTCTAGGCCCGAAAGTTATTTCTTAGCAACGTTTTTGGCACgtgtttgattaaaaaaaaaaaaagaaaaaaggtcacaaacaagaaaaattttatttatcatctatatataccaCACAtaacacataattttttaatttttaattttttttcttaccaaatgtgtagtTTAtcgagtagaataatttaatttttttaagaagaataaaactaaaaatattttaaataaataagtgtgATATGtcgagatgatgagtagcaaaatccaacaaacaaatattaagtTGAAATTGTCTAAATAGGCCAACACCAAGCAT contains:
- the LOC109008719 gene encoding N-terminal acetyltransferase A complex catalytic subunit NAA10, with amino-acid sequence MVCIRKATIDDLLAMQTCNLFCLPENYQMKYYLYHILSWPQLLYVAEDYNGRIVGYVLAKMEEESNECHGHITSLAVLRTHRKLGLATKLMNAAQNAMEQVFGAEYVSLHVRKSNRAAFNLYTETLGYKIHDVEAKYYADGEDAYDMRKQLKEKQVHHHHHHHHHDHGHSHGHAHHHEHGGGCCSSVDAKVSGKKEAKAT